A stretch of the Actinomyces qiguomingii genome encodes the following:
- the nuoN gene encoding NADH-quinone oxidoreductase subunit NuoN, translating to MSFTAPVIEWAGLTPVLIILGAGVISVLAEALVPRAARPFTQTLLSVLAVLGSAVALARRWKVVVLEGTWQELTGGVVEDPFGVAAQTILLAVGLLAILVMADRTTADDGAFAAQAADRPGSAEEAESIHAGWIATEMFPLTLFSLGGMMLFPMANDMITLFVALELVSLPLYIMAAMARHRRLLSQEAAMKYFVLGAFSSAFLLMGAALLYGVSASVSYREIANAVVRGGLEGTDWLSLAGVALVTIGLLFKTAAAPFHAWSPDVYQGAPTPVTGFMAAGVKATAFLALGRFYYVIGVTLYRDMTPLLGAVAILTMVVGTVAGVVQTDVKRMLAYSAIAHAGYMLIAVMVPNSVGMSALLLYALTYGVATVGAFGVVTLVRSSHDGIPGAEATDLDAFAGLGRRSPWLAGAMTLFMLSFAGIPLTAGFVAKFEVFIVGIAGGATWLVVAAIISSVATAFFYMRLVVLMFFREAEDERVTVVASMGPTALTIGLAAAVTVLVGVLPQTVAAMLANAAMLMP from the coding sequence GTGAGTTTCACCGCCCCGGTCATCGAATGGGCCGGCCTCACACCCGTACTGATCATCCTGGGTGCGGGCGTCATCAGCGTCCTCGCGGAAGCCCTCGTGCCCCGCGCAGCCCGGCCGTTCACCCAGACGCTGCTGAGTGTCCTGGCCGTTCTCGGCTCCGCCGTCGCACTAGCACGACGTTGGAAGGTTGTCGTCCTGGAGGGTACATGGCAGGAACTCACCGGCGGTGTGGTCGAGGACCCCTTCGGCGTCGCCGCCCAGACCATCCTGCTGGCCGTCGGCCTGCTGGCGATCCTGGTCATGGCCGACCGCACGACCGCCGACGACGGCGCCTTCGCCGCTCAGGCCGCCGACCGTCCTGGGAGCGCCGAGGAGGCCGAGTCGATCCACGCCGGCTGGATCGCCACCGAGATGTTCCCGCTCACCCTGTTCTCGCTGGGCGGCATGATGCTGTTTCCGATGGCAAACGACATGATCACCCTGTTCGTTGCACTCGAACTGGTTTCCCTCCCGCTGTACATCATGGCGGCCATGGCTCGCCACCGCCGCCTGCTCAGCCAGGAGGCGGCAATGAAGTACTTCGTGCTGGGTGCCTTCTCCTCCGCCTTCCTGCTCATGGGCGCCGCCCTTCTGTACGGCGTGTCCGCCTCGGTGTCCTACAGGGAAATCGCCAATGCCGTTGTCAGAGGGGGATTGGAGGGCACGGACTGGCTGTCCCTGGCAGGAGTTGCTCTGGTCACCATCGGTCTGCTGTTCAAGACCGCCGCCGCGCCGTTCCATGCTTGGAGTCCGGATGTCTACCAGGGTGCGCCCACCCCGGTGACAGGTTTCATGGCGGCCGGTGTGAAGGCCACAGCCTTCCTCGCACTGGGGCGCTTCTATTACGTGATCGGTGTGACGCTCTACCGGGATATGACTCCATTACTTGGGGCCGTAGCAATTTTGACCATGGTGGTGGGCACAGTCGCCGGTGTGGTGCAGACCGATGTCAAGCGCATGCTGGCCTACTCGGCTATTGCCCACGCCGGCTACATGCTCATTGCTGTCATGGTACCCAATAGCGTGGGCATGAGCGCTCTGCTGCTGTATGCGCTGACCTACGGTGTCGCCACTGTGGGCGCCTTCGGCGTGGTCACCCTGGTGCGTTCCAGCCACGACGGGATCCCCGGCGCCGAAGCCACCGACCTGGATGCCTTCGCGGGCCTGGGACGGCGCAGCCCCTGGCTGGCCGGCGCCATGACCCTATTTATGCTGTCATTTGCCGGCATCCCGCTGACCGCCGGGTTCGTGGCGAAGTTCGAAGTGTTCATCGTCGGCATTGCGGGCGGAGCGACCTGGCTGGTCGTCGCTGCCATAATCAGTTCGGTGGCGACCGCGTTCTTCTACATGCGACTGGTCGTGCTCATGTTCTTCCGCGAGGCGGAGGATGAGCGGGTCACCGTCGTCGCCTCAATGGGGCCGACTGCCCTGACGATCGGCCTGGCCGCCGCAGTCACGGTGCTTGTCGGCGTCCTGCCGCAGACAGTGGCTGCTATGTTGGCCAACGCCGCTATGCTCATGCCGTGA
- a CDS encoding polyprenyl synthetase family protein has product MIGTLSLNLPQFEDRMIPALDAVESRLLEVVSNADETINPPTSHLAAAGGKRLRPMLTLLTAQLGDPGLATGELVRDAGVAVELTHIATLYHDDVMDEAPLRRGAPSAQTVWGNSAAILTGDVLVARASQLVAALGPRAVLAHAKTFERLCMGQLHETLPRPAGTDPVEHYLQVLADKTGSLIAVSARYGAMLTHAGAATEAIVETFGEKIGVAFQLADDCIDLTSDAATTGKTPGTDLREAVDTMPVLLLRQALAAGELDAAGQSILATLSGADLSDDAVLAEVVDQLRVHPVLARTRKMAMDWADQAVAALVGLEEAVMEGTRNRLDAAGVTGAARENALADARERVTLVRDGMVQFAQLLVDRAA; this is encoded by the coding sequence GTGATTGGAACGCTGTCCCTCAACCTGCCGCAGTTTGAAGACCGGATGATCCCGGCCCTTGACGCCGTTGAGAGTCGGCTGCTCGAGGTCGTCTCCAATGCCGACGAGACCATCAATCCACCTACCTCCCACCTGGCTGCTGCGGGCGGCAAGCGGCTGCGGCCGATGTTGACGTTGTTGACCGCCCAGTTGGGCGACCCCGGGTTGGCTACCGGTGAGCTGGTGCGAGACGCCGGCGTCGCCGTCGAACTGACCCATATCGCCACGCTCTACCATGATGACGTCATGGACGAGGCGCCCCTGCGGCGCGGTGCCCCAAGCGCACAGACCGTGTGGGGCAATTCGGCGGCGATCCTCACCGGGGATGTGCTGGTGGCCCGTGCCTCCCAGTTGGTGGCCGCCCTCGGGCCGCGTGCCGTACTGGCTCATGCCAAGACCTTCGAGCGACTGTGCATGGGGCAGCTGCACGAGACGCTGCCGCGGCCTGCTGGCACGGATCCGGTTGAGCACTACCTGCAAGTGCTTGCCGACAAGACCGGCTCCCTGATTGCCGTATCTGCCCGCTATGGAGCCATGCTCACCCACGCCGGGGCGGCGACCGAGGCGATCGTGGAGACCTTCGGGGAGAAGATCGGGGTGGCCTTCCAGCTCGCCGACGACTGCATCGACTTGACCTCTGACGCCGCCACTACCGGCAAGACTCCCGGTACGGACCTGCGGGAAGCCGTGGACACCATGCCGGTGCTGCTGCTGCGGCAGGCGCTTGCCGCCGGCGAGCTAGATGCCGCCGGACAGTCGATCCTGGCTACCCTCTCGGGCGCCGACTTGTCCGACGATGCGGTGCTGGCGGAAGTCGTGGACCAACTGCGTGTCCACCCGGTGCTTGCCCGCACCCGGAAGATGGCGATGGATTGGGCGGACCAGGCCGTTGCGGCGCTGGTCGGCCTGGAGGAAGCGGTTATGGAGGGTACCAGGAATCGCCTGGACGCCGCGGGCGTGACCGGGGCTGCGCGCGAGAACGCCCTTGCCGACGCCAGGGAGCGGGTGACGCTGGTGCGCGACGGGATGGTGCAGTTTGCTCAGCTGTTGGTAGACCGCGCCGCCTGA